A window of Perognathus longimembris pacificus isolate PPM17 chromosome 6, ASM2315922v1, whole genome shotgun sequence contains these coding sequences:
- the LOC125352270 gene encoding anaphase-promoting complex subunit 13-like: MDSEVQRDGRILDLIDDAWREDKLPYGDVAIPLNELPELEQDNGGTTESVKEQEMKWTDLSLQYLHENVPPAGN, translated from the coding sequence ATGGACAGCGAGGTACAGAGAGATGGAAGGATCTTGGATTTGATTGACGATGCTTGGCGAGAAGACAAGCTGCCTTACGGAGATGTTGCGATACCACTGAATGAACTTCCTGAACTTGAACAAGACAATGGAGGCACCACAGAATCTGTGAAAGAACAGGAAATGAAGTGGACAGACTTGTCCTTACAGTACCTCCATGAGAATGTCCCCCCTGCTGGAAACTGA